The Synchiropus splendidus isolate RoL2022-P1 chromosome 1, RoL_Sspl_1.0, whole genome shotgun sequence genome includes a window with the following:
- the anos1a gene encoding anosmin-1a isoform X1: MMSHLLFSVWIIFLLRFSKTFGKRDDPAEDEPWSEDISRARCTSRCLSLYVVDAHSTSPQNNGSLGWCHHHKQCAKCLEPCDSSNLKKKKNNCNKFCGRAFPKQPWECVTSCEFLQSVALVKQGTCPPPEEASGFAAACVESCDRDQECPALKKCCSNGCGHTCQAPKDVNRGVPLKPRKELTFEETLTGNLEVHWASRFNISAEPVVYVLQRRWNFGIQPSEDTATDWEVVTKTTEPEARMSDFRAGRWYQFRVAAVNAHGTRGFTTPSRHIHSRRDPARPLAPAQLRVVNMTFGPGRSVRASLKWDMPSNLDVPVHHYKLTWMWTSVEQTSASSVTKRRKTVRECQVELDSMRANRSYTVEVQAVSYWGGTQLKGPRATLQFTTQHTMSSAPNRKLAVPAGEVLDVGTPFYQDGLLRVHVYWQRSTDPSVEVYKVQWGPEFCSHNVTRPMEKTVTQESFISLEGLLFSCKYKVLLLPVSKKSRPLAESVTFYTPTCAAVQAKSPSPVNCLGETVRVVKVLPKAANLTAFFSVHSGNVTAIFKWTTPSLQQVMGYQVTWAEITSTARLSSDQLPQVLISQTQIVPPDRDHVVVSGLHPASLYRLEVRTITAEGEGPVSSRTFQTPGYQSIRRHRTKGRDPQHKQPIILRH, from the exons ATGATGTCTCACCTCCTTTTCTCAGTCTGGATTATTTTTCTCCTGCGCTTCAGCAAGACCTTCGGCAAACGCGACGACCCCGCTGAAGATGAACCGTGGTCGGAGGATATATCGAGGGCGCGGTGCACGTCACGGTGCTTGAGCTTGTACGTCGTTGACGCGCATTCGACTTCGCCACAG AATAATGGATCCCTGGGCTGGTGCCATCACCATAAACAGTGTGCAAAG TGCCTGGAACCATGTGATTCATCCaacctgaagaagaaaaaaaacaactgcaataAGTTTTGTGGG CGAGCGTTCCCCAAGCAGCCCTGGGAGTGTGTGACCAGCTGCGAATTCCTCCAGTCTGTGGCGTTGGTGAAGCAGGGAACTTGTCCCCCTCCAGAGGAGGCCAGTGGATTTGCCGCCGCTTGTGTTGAGAGCTGTGACAGAGACCAAGAATGTCCAGCTCTGAAGAAATGCTGCTCCAACGGCTGTGGACACACTTGCCAGGCCCCGAAAGATGTGAACAGAG GGGTGCCTCTGAAACCAAGGAAGGAGTTGACTTTTGAGGAGACCCTAACCGGTAATCTGGAGGTGCACTGGGCTTCACGGTTCAACATCTCAGCAGAGCCTGTCGTCTACGTCCTGCAGAGGCGATGGAACTTTGGCATCCAGCCCAGTGAAGACACggccacagactgggaagtggtCACCAAG ACTACAGAGCCTGAAGCCAGGATGTCAGACTTCAGAGCGGGCCGCTGGTACCAGTTCAGGGTAGCTGCTGTGAATGCACATGGCACACGAGGGTTCACCACACCCAGCCGTCACATTCATTCCAGAAGAG ACCCTGCCCGTCCTCTGGCCCCTGCGCAACTCAGAGTGGTCAACATGACCTTTGGCCCCGGCAGATCAGTGCGGGCTTCGCTGAAGTGGGACATGCCATCTAACCTGGATGTTCCCGTCCATCACTACAAGTTGACCTGGATGTGGACCTCAGTCGAACAGACCTCAGCGTCGTCTGTGaccaagaggaggaagacagtcAGAGAG tgccAGGTGGAACTGGACAGCATGCGTGCGAACAGGAGCTACACTGTTGAAGTGCAGGCTGTTTCCTACTGGGGCGGAACTCAGCTGAAGGGCCCTCGAGCAACACTCCAGTTTACCACACAACACACAATGTCATCAG CCCCCAACCGGAAACTTGCTGTCCCTGCAGGAGAAGTCCTGGACGTGGGAACGCCGTTCTATCAAGACGGTCTGCTCCGGGTTCATGTGTACTGGCAGAGAAGTACAG ATCCGTCAGTGGAGGTCTACAAGGTCCAATGGGGGCCCGAGTTCTGCTCACACAACGTGACCCGCCCCATGGAGAAGACTGTCACACAG GAGAGCTTCATCAGTCTGGAGGGTTTGCTCTTCTCCTGCAAATATAAGGTCCTTCTGCTGCCTGTCAGCAAGAAGTCCCGTCCTCTTGCTGAAAGTGTCACCTTCTACACGCCCACCTGTGCTGCCGTCCAGGCCAAGAGCCCAAGTCCAGTCAACTGCCTTGGAGAAACGG TGAGAGTTGTGAAGGTCCTACCGAAGGCTGCCAACCTGACCGCGTTCTTCAGTGTCCACTCTGGGAATGTGACAGCAATCTTTAAATGGACCACACCTTCACTTCAGCAGGTCATGGGCTATCAGGTGACCTGGGCAGAGATCACCTCCACCGCTCGACTCAGCAGCGACCAACTGCCTCAAGTTCTCATTTCGCAGACCCAGATTGTTCCTCCA GACAGAGACCATGTGGTGGTGTCAGGCCTGCACCCTGCCAGTCTCTACAGGCTGGAGGTCCGGACCATCACCGCTGAAGGTGAAGGTCCAGTCAGTAGCAGAACCTTCCAGACTCCAGGATACCAGAGCATCCGGAGGCACA GGACCAAGGGTCGAGATCCTCAACATAAACAGCCAATCATACTGCGGCATTGA
- the anos1a gene encoding anosmin-1a isoform X2: MMSHLLFSVWIIFLLRFSKTFGKRDDPAEDEPWSEDISRARCTSRCLSLYVVDAHSTSPQNNGSLGWCHHHKQCAKCLEPCDSSNLKKKKNNCNKFCGRAFPKQPWECVTSCEFLQSVALVKQGTCPPPEEASGFAAACVESCDRDQECPALKKCCSNGCGHTCQAPKDVNRGVPLKPRKELTFEETLTGNLEVHWASRFNISAEPVVYVLQRRWNFGIQPSEDTATDWEVVTKTTEPEARMSDFRAGRWYQFRVAAVNAHGTRGFTTPSRHIHSRRDPARPLAPAQLRVVNMTFGPGRSVRASLKWDMPSNLDVPVHHYKLTWMWTSVEQTSASSVTKRRKTVRECQVELDSMRANRSYTVEVQAVSYWGGTQLKGPRATLQFTTQHTMSSGEVLDVGTPFYQDGLLRVHVYWQRSTDPSVEVYKVQWGPEFCSHNVTRPMEKTVTQESFISLEGLLFSCKYKVLLLPVSKKSRPLAESVTFYTPTCAAVQAKSPSPVNCLGETVRVVKVLPKAANLTAFFSVHSGNVTAIFKWTTPSLQQVMGYQVTWAEITSTARLSSDQLPQVLISQTQIVPPDRDHVVVSGLHPASLYRLEVRTITAEGEGPVSSRTFQTPGYQSIRRHRTKGRDPQHKQPIILRH; this comes from the exons ATGATGTCTCACCTCCTTTTCTCAGTCTGGATTATTTTTCTCCTGCGCTTCAGCAAGACCTTCGGCAAACGCGACGACCCCGCTGAAGATGAACCGTGGTCGGAGGATATATCGAGGGCGCGGTGCACGTCACGGTGCTTGAGCTTGTACGTCGTTGACGCGCATTCGACTTCGCCACAG AATAATGGATCCCTGGGCTGGTGCCATCACCATAAACAGTGTGCAAAG TGCCTGGAACCATGTGATTCATCCaacctgaagaagaaaaaaaacaactgcaataAGTTTTGTGGG CGAGCGTTCCCCAAGCAGCCCTGGGAGTGTGTGACCAGCTGCGAATTCCTCCAGTCTGTGGCGTTGGTGAAGCAGGGAACTTGTCCCCCTCCAGAGGAGGCCAGTGGATTTGCCGCCGCTTGTGTTGAGAGCTGTGACAGAGACCAAGAATGTCCAGCTCTGAAGAAATGCTGCTCCAACGGCTGTGGACACACTTGCCAGGCCCCGAAAGATGTGAACAGAG GGGTGCCTCTGAAACCAAGGAAGGAGTTGACTTTTGAGGAGACCCTAACCGGTAATCTGGAGGTGCACTGGGCTTCACGGTTCAACATCTCAGCAGAGCCTGTCGTCTACGTCCTGCAGAGGCGATGGAACTTTGGCATCCAGCCCAGTGAAGACACggccacagactgggaagtggtCACCAAG ACTACAGAGCCTGAAGCCAGGATGTCAGACTTCAGAGCGGGCCGCTGGTACCAGTTCAGGGTAGCTGCTGTGAATGCACATGGCACACGAGGGTTCACCACACCCAGCCGTCACATTCATTCCAGAAGAG ACCCTGCCCGTCCTCTGGCCCCTGCGCAACTCAGAGTGGTCAACATGACCTTTGGCCCCGGCAGATCAGTGCGGGCTTCGCTGAAGTGGGACATGCCATCTAACCTGGATGTTCCCGTCCATCACTACAAGTTGACCTGGATGTGGACCTCAGTCGAACAGACCTCAGCGTCGTCTGTGaccaagaggaggaagacagtcAGAGAG tgccAGGTGGAACTGGACAGCATGCGTGCGAACAGGAGCTACACTGTTGAAGTGCAGGCTGTTTCCTACTGGGGCGGAACTCAGCTGAAGGGCCCTCGAGCAACACTCCAGTTTACCACACAACACACAATGTCATCAG GAGAAGTCCTGGACGTGGGAACGCCGTTCTATCAAGACGGTCTGCTCCGGGTTCATGTGTACTGGCAGAGAAGTACAG ATCCGTCAGTGGAGGTCTACAAGGTCCAATGGGGGCCCGAGTTCTGCTCACACAACGTGACCCGCCCCATGGAGAAGACTGTCACACAG GAGAGCTTCATCAGTCTGGAGGGTTTGCTCTTCTCCTGCAAATATAAGGTCCTTCTGCTGCCTGTCAGCAAGAAGTCCCGTCCTCTTGCTGAAAGTGTCACCTTCTACACGCCCACCTGTGCTGCCGTCCAGGCCAAGAGCCCAAGTCCAGTCAACTGCCTTGGAGAAACGG TGAGAGTTGTGAAGGTCCTACCGAAGGCTGCCAACCTGACCGCGTTCTTCAGTGTCCACTCTGGGAATGTGACAGCAATCTTTAAATGGACCACACCTTCACTTCAGCAGGTCATGGGCTATCAGGTGACCTGGGCAGAGATCACCTCCACCGCTCGACTCAGCAGCGACCAACTGCCTCAAGTTCTCATTTCGCAGACCCAGATTGTTCCTCCA GACAGAGACCATGTGGTGGTGTCAGGCCTGCACCCTGCCAGTCTCTACAGGCTGGAGGTCCGGACCATCACCGCTGAAGGTGAAGGTCCAGTCAGTAGCAGAACCTTCCAGACTCCAGGATACCAGAGCATCCGGAGGCACA GGACCAAGGGTCGAGATCCTCAACATAAACAGCCAATCATACTGCGGCATTGA
- the sts gene encoding steryl-sulfatase isoform X1 — translation MIDSPGMRKTWLLYCLQLLLRMNFVSLKQSNKPNFVLIMVDDMGIGDLGCYGNKTLRTPNIDQLAQEGVKLTHHIAAASLCTPSRAAFLTGRYPIRSGLASHGMTGVFIFNAASGGLPQEEVTFANIVKRQGYETALIGKWHLGLNCKNSTDHCHHPSTHGFKYFFGIPLTNLRDCSPNNGTVFMIHKFLPYRTLAVILASALALHFSGLLRLHRKFTLTLLTLLLMFAAAILLFIQIVPYLNCVLMKDHRIIEQPYRSENLTQAMTRDAVTFMERNAERPFLLFFSLLQVHTAMFASAAFRGTSQHGIYGDAVHEVDWSVGQITQTLTRLQLAGNTLVYLTSDQGAHLEEISASGEVHRGWNGIYKGGKSTNWEGGIRVPGIVRWPGTIAGGREVDEPTSNMDLFPTVVRLSGAALPEDREIDGRDMMDLLQGNVERSDHEFLFHYCNAFLNAVRWKPRNSSSVWKAFYFTPNFHPEDGTSCAHTHVCFCTPHFVTFHSPPLLFDLSRDPSEKTPLTPATQPNFHSILAVMQEAAERHQRSVKPVESQLSAANIMWRPLLQPCCSTFSQLCQCQSWTDS, via the exons ATGATCGATAG tcCTGGCATGAGGAAGACATGGCTGCTGTATTGTCTTCAGCTCCTGTTGAGGATGAACTTTGTCTCACTGAAGCAGAGCAACAAGCCGAACTTTGTCCTGATCATGGTGGATGACATGGGGATTGGTGATTTGGGGTGCTATGGCAACAAAACGCTGAG AACTCCTAATATTGACCAGCTAGCACAGGAGGGCGTAAAGCTAACGCATCACATCGCTGCTGCTAGCCTGTGCACACCAAGCAGGGCGGCGTTCCTCACCGGACGCTACCCAATACGATCAG GTCTTGCAAGCCATGGCATGACTGGAGTTTTCATATTTAACGCAGCGTCTGGAGGTCTTCCCCAGGAGGAGGTGACCTTTGCTAACATTGTTAAACGTCAAGGCTATGAGACCGCGCTAATAG GTAAATGGCACCTTGGACTTAACTGCAAGAACAGCACCGATCACTGTCACCACCCGAGCACTCACGGATTCAAATACTTCTTCGGAATTCCTCTGACTAACCTGCGGGACTGCAGTCCGAACAATGGCACCGTCTTCATGATCCACAAATTTCTACCATACCGAACTCTGGCTGTCATCCTGGCATCTGCACTGGCTCTGCACTTCAGTGGcctgctccgcctccacaggAAGTTCACGCTGACCCTTTTGACTCTACTGCTCATGTTCGCAGCGGCAATACTCTTATTCATTCAGATCGTCCCATACTTGAACTGTGTGCTGATGAAGGACCACAGAATCATCGAGCAGCCATACAGGTCGGAGAACCTGACTCAGGCCATGACACGTGATGCAGTGACCTTCATGGAAAG gaatgcAGAGAGGccatttctgttgtttttctctttgctgCAGGTTCACACCGCCATGTTTGCCTCTGCAGCTTTCAGAGGGACAAGCCAACATGGCATCTATGGCGACGCAGTCCATGAGGTGGACTGGAGTGTGG GTCAAATCACACAGACTCTGACTCGGCTCCAACTGGCAGGAAACACTCTGGTCTACCTGACGTCCGATCAAGGGGCTCATCTAGAGGAGATTTCAGCCAGCGGTGAGGTCCACCGAGGGTGGAATGGGATATATAAAG GAGGCAAGTCCACGAactgggagggagggatccGTGTCCCGGGCATCGTGCGCTGGCCAGGAACCATCGCTGGTGGCAGGGAGGTCGACGAGCCCACCAGTAACATGGACTTGTTTCCAACTGTGGTGCGCCTGAGTGGAGCTGCACTTCCTGAAGACAG AGAGATAGACGGTCGGGACATGATGGATTTACTGCAGGGCAACGTGGAACGGTCTGACCATGAGTTTCTGTTCCACTACTGTAACGCTTTTCTCAACGCTGTCAGGTGGAAGCCCCGAAACA GTAGCTCTGTTTGGAAAGCATTTTACTTCACTCCAAACTTCCACCCAGAGGACGGAACCTCCTGCGCACACACGCATGTCTGCTTCTGCACGCCGCACTTCGTCACCTTCCACAGTCCACCGCTGCTCTTTGACCTTTCCAGAGACCCTTCAGAGAAGACCCCACTGACGCCTGCCACCCAGCCAAACTTCCACTCCATCCTGGCAGTGATGCAGGAAGCAGCAGAGAGACACCAGCGGTCAGTAAAACCGGTGGAGAGTCAACTGTCGGCTGCTAACATTATGTGGAGACCGTTGCTGCAGCCGTGCTGCTCCACCTTCAGCCAGCTCTGCCAGTGTCAGAGCTGGACAGATTCTTAG
- the sts gene encoding steryl-sulfatase isoform X2 — protein sequence MRKTWLLYCLQLLLRMNFVSLKQSNKPNFVLIMVDDMGIGDLGCYGNKTLRTPNIDQLAQEGVKLTHHIAAASLCTPSRAAFLTGRYPIRSGLASHGMTGVFIFNAASGGLPQEEVTFANIVKRQGYETALIGKWHLGLNCKNSTDHCHHPSTHGFKYFFGIPLTNLRDCSPNNGTVFMIHKFLPYRTLAVILASALALHFSGLLRLHRKFTLTLLTLLLMFAAAILLFIQIVPYLNCVLMKDHRIIEQPYRSENLTQAMTRDAVTFMERNAERPFLLFFSLLQVHTAMFASAAFRGTSQHGIYGDAVHEVDWSVGQITQTLTRLQLAGNTLVYLTSDQGAHLEEISASGEVHRGWNGIYKGGKSTNWEGGIRVPGIVRWPGTIAGGREVDEPTSNMDLFPTVVRLSGAALPEDREIDGRDMMDLLQGNVERSDHEFLFHYCNAFLNAVRWKPRNSSSVWKAFYFTPNFHPEDGTSCAHTHVCFCTPHFVTFHSPPLLFDLSRDPSEKTPLTPATQPNFHSILAVMQEAAERHQRSVKPVESQLSAANIMWRPLLQPCCSTFSQLCQCQSWTDS from the exons ATGAGGAAGACATGGCTGCTGTATTGTCTTCAGCTCCTGTTGAGGATGAACTTTGTCTCACTGAAGCAGAGCAACAAGCCGAACTTTGTCCTGATCATGGTGGATGACATGGGGATTGGTGATTTGGGGTGCTATGGCAACAAAACGCTGAG AACTCCTAATATTGACCAGCTAGCACAGGAGGGCGTAAAGCTAACGCATCACATCGCTGCTGCTAGCCTGTGCACACCAAGCAGGGCGGCGTTCCTCACCGGACGCTACCCAATACGATCAG GTCTTGCAAGCCATGGCATGACTGGAGTTTTCATATTTAACGCAGCGTCTGGAGGTCTTCCCCAGGAGGAGGTGACCTTTGCTAACATTGTTAAACGTCAAGGCTATGAGACCGCGCTAATAG GTAAATGGCACCTTGGACTTAACTGCAAGAACAGCACCGATCACTGTCACCACCCGAGCACTCACGGATTCAAATACTTCTTCGGAATTCCTCTGACTAACCTGCGGGACTGCAGTCCGAACAATGGCACCGTCTTCATGATCCACAAATTTCTACCATACCGAACTCTGGCTGTCATCCTGGCATCTGCACTGGCTCTGCACTTCAGTGGcctgctccgcctccacaggAAGTTCACGCTGACCCTTTTGACTCTACTGCTCATGTTCGCAGCGGCAATACTCTTATTCATTCAGATCGTCCCATACTTGAACTGTGTGCTGATGAAGGACCACAGAATCATCGAGCAGCCATACAGGTCGGAGAACCTGACTCAGGCCATGACACGTGATGCAGTGACCTTCATGGAAAG gaatgcAGAGAGGccatttctgttgtttttctctttgctgCAGGTTCACACCGCCATGTTTGCCTCTGCAGCTTTCAGAGGGACAAGCCAACATGGCATCTATGGCGACGCAGTCCATGAGGTGGACTGGAGTGTGG GTCAAATCACACAGACTCTGACTCGGCTCCAACTGGCAGGAAACACTCTGGTCTACCTGACGTCCGATCAAGGGGCTCATCTAGAGGAGATTTCAGCCAGCGGTGAGGTCCACCGAGGGTGGAATGGGATATATAAAG GAGGCAAGTCCACGAactgggagggagggatccGTGTCCCGGGCATCGTGCGCTGGCCAGGAACCATCGCTGGTGGCAGGGAGGTCGACGAGCCCACCAGTAACATGGACTTGTTTCCAACTGTGGTGCGCCTGAGTGGAGCTGCACTTCCTGAAGACAG AGAGATAGACGGTCGGGACATGATGGATTTACTGCAGGGCAACGTGGAACGGTCTGACCATGAGTTTCTGTTCCACTACTGTAACGCTTTTCTCAACGCTGTCAGGTGGAAGCCCCGAAACA GTAGCTCTGTTTGGAAAGCATTTTACTTCACTCCAAACTTCCACCCAGAGGACGGAACCTCCTGCGCACACACGCATGTCTGCTTCTGCACGCCGCACTTCGTCACCTTCCACAGTCCACCGCTGCTCTTTGACCTTTCCAGAGACCCTTCAGAGAAGACCCCACTGACGCCTGCCACCCAGCCAAACTTCCACTCCATCCTGGCAGTGATGCAGGAAGCAGCAGAGAGACACCAGCGGTCAGTAAAACCGGTGGAGAGTCAACTGTCGGCTGCTAACATTATGTGGAGACCGTTGCTGCAGCCGTGCTGCTCCACCTTCAGCCAGCTCTGCCAGTGTCAGAGCTGGACAGATTCTTAG
- the sts gene encoding steryl-sulfatase isoform X3, with amino-acid sequence MTGVFIFNAASGGLPQEEVTFANIVKRQGYETALIGKWHLGLNCKNSTDHCHHPSTHGFKYFFGIPLTNLRDCSPNNGTVFMIHKFLPYRTLAVILASALALHFSGLLRLHRKFTLTLLTLLLMFAAAILLFIQIVPYLNCVLMKDHRIIEQPYRSENLTQAMTRDAVTFMERNAERPFLLFFSLLQVHTAMFASAAFRGTSQHGIYGDAVHEVDWSVGQITQTLTRLQLAGNTLVYLTSDQGAHLEEISASGEVHRGWNGIYKGGKSTNWEGGIRVPGIVRWPGTIAGGREVDEPTSNMDLFPTVVRLSGAALPEDREIDGRDMMDLLQGNVERSDHEFLFHYCNAFLNAVRWKPRNSSSVWKAFYFTPNFHPEDGTSCAHTHVCFCTPHFVTFHSPPLLFDLSRDPSEKTPLTPATQPNFHSILAVMQEAAERHQRSVKPVESQLSAANIMWRPLLQPCCSTFSQLCQCQSWTDS; translated from the exons ATGACTGGAGTTTTCATATTTAACGCAGCGTCTGGAGGTCTTCCCCAGGAGGAGGTGACCTTTGCTAACATTGTTAAACGTCAAGGCTATGAGACCGCGCTAATAG GTAAATGGCACCTTGGACTTAACTGCAAGAACAGCACCGATCACTGTCACCACCCGAGCACTCACGGATTCAAATACTTCTTCGGAATTCCTCTGACTAACCTGCGGGACTGCAGTCCGAACAATGGCACCGTCTTCATGATCCACAAATTTCTACCATACCGAACTCTGGCTGTCATCCTGGCATCTGCACTGGCTCTGCACTTCAGTGGcctgctccgcctccacaggAAGTTCACGCTGACCCTTTTGACTCTACTGCTCATGTTCGCAGCGGCAATACTCTTATTCATTCAGATCGTCCCATACTTGAACTGTGTGCTGATGAAGGACCACAGAATCATCGAGCAGCCATACAGGTCGGAGAACCTGACTCAGGCCATGACACGTGATGCAGTGACCTTCATGGAAAG gaatgcAGAGAGGccatttctgttgtttttctctttgctgCAGGTTCACACCGCCATGTTTGCCTCTGCAGCTTTCAGAGGGACAAGCCAACATGGCATCTATGGCGACGCAGTCCATGAGGTGGACTGGAGTGTGG GTCAAATCACACAGACTCTGACTCGGCTCCAACTGGCAGGAAACACTCTGGTCTACCTGACGTCCGATCAAGGGGCTCATCTAGAGGAGATTTCAGCCAGCGGTGAGGTCCACCGAGGGTGGAATGGGATATATAAAG GAGGCAAGTCCACGAactgggagggagggatccGTGTCCCGGGCATCGTGCGCTGGCCAGGAACCATCGCTGGTGGCAGGGAGGTCGACGAGCCCACCAGTAACATGGACTTGTTTCCAACTGTGGTGCGCCTGAGTGGAGCTGCACTTCCTGAAGACAG AGAGATAGACGGTCGGGACATGATGGATTTACTGCAGGGCAACGTGGAACGGTCTGACCATGAGTTTCTGTTCCACTACTGTAACGCTTTTCTCAACGCTGTCAGGTGGAAGCCCCGAAACA GTAGCTCTGTTTGGAAAGCATTTTACTTCACTCCAAACTTCCACCCAGAGGACGGAACCTCCTGCGCACACACGCATGTCTGCTTCTGCACGCCGCACTTCGTCACCTTCCACAGTCCACCGCTGCTCTTTGACCTTTCCAGAGACCCTTCAGAGAAGACCCCACTGACGCCTGCCACCCAGCCAAACTTCCACTCCATCCTGGCAGTGATGCAGGAAGCAGCAGAGAGACACCAGCGGTCAGTAAAACCGGTGGAGAGTCAACTGTCGGCTGCTAACATTATGTGGAGACCGTTGCTGCAGCCGTGCTGCTCCACCTTCAGCCAGCTCTGCCAGTGTCAGAGCTGGACAGATTCTTAG